In Silene latifolia isolate original U9 population chromosome 3, ASM4854445v1, whole genome shotgun sequence, a single window of DNA contains:
- the LOC141648490 gene encoding polyprenal reductase 2-like isoform X2, whose protein sequence is MMITMEIGIVGLLRLAWLAGILPILIACLPFTGFNFIHHILLVSAGRGKITQSSSRFSKLTVPQKCFSHFYVWAVLWTSLLLLTTWAYAHKLGSLVFESTSYSGITGFLIGGSNIFSIENPLATSPEHNYNVWRSVLLLLLMEIQVIWRLYESLYVFTYSSTARMHVFGYLTGLFFYTAAPLSLCCDVAPEVFTYAENLLAEFIVKGKSHMPHSDFQLMEYLGPLVKLGWCQWVGVVIFFWGWLHQRRCHIILGNLREVKEQADDYQIPHGDWFEMVSSPHYFAEMVIYAGLLVASGGLDLTVWLLFAFVVTNLTFAAMETHRWYHRKFDNYPCNRYAGA, encoded by the exons ATGATGATAACAATGGAGATAGGAATTGTGGGTTTACTTAGATTGGCATGGTTAGCTGGGATTTTACCCATTTTAATTGCTTGTTTACCATTTACTGGGTTTAATTTTATACATCATATACTCCTTGTTTCTGCTGGTCGTGGCAAAATCACCCAATCTTCTTCTCGTTTTAGT AAGCTCACTGTCCCTCAGAAATGTTTCTCTCATTTCTACGTGTGGGCTGTGTTGTGGACGTCGTTGTTGCTTCTCACAACTTGGGCATATGCCCATAAGCTGGGATCTTTGGTTTTTGAGTCAACATCTTATTCAGGCATTACCGGCTTTTTGATCGGAGGTTCAAATATTTTCTCTATTGAAAACCCACTTGCCACCTCACCAGAGCACAACTACAATGTTTGGCGATCAGTATTGCTTCTTCTGTTGATGGAGATTCAAGTTATCTGGCGCCTGTACGAGTCTCTATATGTGTTTACCTACAGCAGTACAGCTCGCATGCATGTCTTTGGATATTTGACGGGTCTCTT CTTTTATACAGCGGCACCATTGTCTCTTTGCTGTGACGTTGCGCCAGAGGTATTCACATATGCGGAAAATTTACTTGCTGAGTTCATTGTGAAAGGAAAGAGCCACATGCCGCATTCTGACTTTCAATTGATGGAGTATCTCGGTCCTCTTGTGAAGCTTGGTTGGTGTCAGTGGGTTGGAGTGGTAATCTTCTTCTGGGGTTGGCTTCATCAACGCCGCTGTCATATTATTCTG GGAAATCTACGGGAAGTGAAGGAACAAGCTGATGATTACCAAATTCCTCATGGGGACTGGTTTGAAATGGTATCTTCACCACATTATTTTGCCGAAATG GTTATATATGCTGGTCTTCTTGTTGCAAGCGGAGGCCTAGACCTGACTGTATGGTTATTGTTTGCATTTGTG GTTACAAATCTTACGTTTGCAGCAATGGAAACACACAGATGGTATCACCGGAAATTTGACAATTACCCCTGCAACCGTTACGCT GGTGCATAA
- the LOC141649976 gene encoding NADP-dependent D-sorbitol-6-phosphate dehydrogenase-like has translation MSLTCQVVSDKYMQQLRHLFDERLFSKHSIVVTAHTPLGGAAANSERFGTVSCLDDPVLKGLAKKYKRTVAQIVLRWGVQRNTVVIPKTSKIERLKENIKVFDFELKKEDMEQIQSIDRKYRTNQQSAKFWGIDFYA, from the exons ATGTCTTTAACTTGTCAAGTTGTTTCTGATAAATACATGCAGCAACTACGACATCTTTTTGACGAGAGATTGTTTAGC AAGCATTCTATCGTTGTCACTGCTCACACCCCTTTAGGAGGCGCTGCTGCTAACAGCGAAAGGTTTGGGACGGTTTCTTGCTTGGATGATCCTGTTCTTAAG GGCCTTGCAAAGAAGTACAAGAGAACTGTGGCCCAGATTGTTCTTCGGTGGGGTGTCCAGCGCAACACTGTTGTCATACCAAAGACATCCAAGATAGAAAGACTGAAGGAGAACATCAAAGTTTTCGACTTTGAACTGAAAAAGGAAGACATGGAACAGATTCAGAGCATCGATCGCAAGTACAGGACCAATCAACAATCAGCCAAGTTCTGGGGAATAGATTTTTATGCTTGA
- the LOC141648490 gene encoding polyprenal reductase 2-like isoform X1: MMITMEIGIVGLLRLAWLAGILPILIACLPFTGFNFIHHILLVSAGRGKITQSSSRFSKLTVPQKCFSHFYVWAVLWTSLLLLTTWAYAHKLGSLVFESTSYSGITGFLIGGSNIFSIENPLATSPEHNYNVWRSVLLLLLMEIQVIWRLYESLYVFTYSSTARMHVFGYLTGLFFYTAAPLSLCCDVAPEVFTYAENLLAEFIVKGKSHMPHSDFQLMEYLGPLVKLGWCQWVGVVIFFWGWLHQRRCHIILGNLREVKEQADDYQIPHGDWFEMVSSPHYFAEMVIYAGLLVASGGLDLTVWLLFAFVVTNLTFAAMETHRWYHRKFDNYPCNRYAVIPFMY, encoded by the exons ATGATGATAACAATGGAGATAGGAATTGTGGGTTTACTTAGATTGGCATGGTTAGCTGGGATTTTACCCATTTTAATTGCTTGTTTACCATTTACTGGGTTTAATTTTATACATCATATACTCCTTGTTTCTGCTGGTCGTGGCAAAATCACCCAATCTTCTTCTCGTTTTAGT AAGCTCACTGTCCCTCAGAAATGTTTCTCTCATTTCTACGTGTGGGCTGTGTTGTGGACGTCGTTGTTGCTTCTCACAACTTGGGCATATGCCCATAAGCTGGGATCTTTGGTTTTTGAGTCAACATCTTATTCAGGCATTACCGGCTTTTTGATCGGAGGTTCAAATATTTTCTCTATTGAAAACCCACTTGCCACCTCACCAGAGCACAACTACAATGTTTGGCGATCAGTATTGCTTCTTCTGTTGATGGAGATTCAAGTTATCTGGCGCCTGTACGAGTCTCTATATGTGTTTACCTACAGCAGTACAGCTCGCATGCATGTCTTTGGATATTTGACGGGTCTCTT CTTTTATACAGCGGCACCATTGTCTCTTTGCTGTGACGTTGCGCCAGAGGTATTCACATATGCGGAAAATTTACTTGCTGAGTTCATTGTGAAAGGAAAGAGCCACATGCCGCATTCTGACTTTCAATTGATGGAGTATCTCGGTCCTCTTGTGAAGCTTGGTTGGTGTCAGTGGGTTGGAGTGGTAATCTTCTTCTGGGGTTGGCTTCATCAACGCCGCTGTCATATTATTCTG GGAAATCTACGGGAAGTGAAGGAACAAGCTGATGATTACCAAATTCCTCATGGGGACTGGTTTGAAATGGTATCTTCACCACATTATTTTGCCGAAATG GTTATATATGCTGGTCTTCTTGTTGCAAGCGGAGGCCTAGACCTGACTGTATGGTTATTGTTTGCATTTGTG GTTACAAATCTTACGTTTGCAGCAATGGAAACACACAGATGGTATCACCGGAAATTTGACAATTACCCCTGCAACCGTTACGCTGTAATTCCATTTATGTATTGA
- the LOC141648488 gene encoding V-type proton ATPase 16 kDa proteolipid subunit yields the protein MSSVFNGDETAPFFGFLGAAAALIFSCMGAAYGTAKSGVGVASMGVMRPELVMKSIVPVVMAGVLGIYGLIIAVIISTGINPKAKSYYLFDGYAHLSSGIACGLSGLAAGMAIGVVGDAGVRANAQQPKLFVGMILILIFAEALALYGLIVGIILSSRAGQSRAD from the exons ATGTCTTCTGTCTTCAATGGTGATGAAACGGCACCGTTTTTTGGTTTCCTTGGTGCTGCTGCTGCTCTCATTTTCTCCT GTATGGGGGCAGCTTATGGAACAGCAAAGAGTGGTGTAGGAGTTGCATCAATGGGAGTGATGAGACCTGAATTGGTTATGAAGTCGATTGTTCCAGTTGTTATGGCTGGAGTTTTGGGTATTTATGGTCTTATTATAGCAGTTATCATCTCAACAGGAATTAATCCAAAGGCCAAGTCTTACTATTTATTTGATGGATATGCTCACCTTTCATCTGGTATTGCTTGTGGTCTTTCGGGTTTGGCTGCTGGTATGGCTATTGGTGTTGTTGGTGATGCTGGTGTTAG GGCTAACGCACAACAACCAAAGCTTTTTGTTGGAATGATTCTTATTCTCATCTTTGCTGAAGCCCTCGCTCTGTACGGTCTCATTGTCGGGATCATCTTGTCTTCTCGCGCTGGACAGTCAAGAGCCGATTAA
- the LOC141648491 gene encoding NADP-dependent D-sorbitol-6-phosphate dehydrogenase-like codes for MTTIKLNNGHEMPIIGLGVWRMDKKDIKDLIFSSIKLGYRHFDCAADYQNEAEVGEALEEAFQSGLVKRDDLFITTKLWNSDHGHVLEACKDSLKKLRLDYLDLYLVHFPVATKHTGVGTTGSALDADGVLEIDTTISLETTWHAMEELVSMGLVRSIGISNYDIFLTRDCLAYSKIKPAVNQIETHPYFQRESLVKFCQKHSIVVTAHTPLGGAAANHEWFGTVSCLDDPVLKGLAEKYKRTVAQVVLRWGIQRNTIVIPKTSKIERLKENVQVFDFELEKEDIELIKSIDRKYRTNQPAVFWGVDLYA; via the exons ATGACAACAATAAAACTGAACAATGGTCACGAAATGCCAATAATTGGGCTTGGAGTATGGCGTATGGACAAGAAAGACATCAAAGATCTCATATTTTCTTCAATTAAACTTGGATATCGTCATTTTGACTGTGCTG CCGACTACCAAAATGAAGCTGAGGTCGGGGAGGCACTTGAGGAAGCATTTCAGTCTGGACTTGTTAAAAGGGATGACCTTTTTATAACTACCAAG CTGTGGAACTCAGACCATGGACATGTTCTTGAAGCCTGCAAAGACAGTTTAAAGAAACTTCGCCTTGACTATCTGGATTTGTACCTGGTTCACTTCCCCGTGGCTACAAAACATACAG GAGTTGGAACCACTGGAAGTGCCTTGGATGCCGATGGTGTGCTGGAGATCGACACAACCATATCCTTGGAAACCACTTGGCATGCCATGGAAGAGCTTGTTTCAATGGGCTTAGTTCGAAGTATCGGTATCAG CAACTACGACATCTTTTTGACCAGAGATTGTTTAGCGTATTCGAAGATAAAGCCTGCTGTTAACCAGATTGAAACACATCCCTACTTCCAGCGTGAATCTTTGGTGAAATTCTGTCAGAAGCATTCGATTGTTGTCACTGCTCACACTCCTTTAGGAGGGGCAGCTGCTAACCATGAATGGTTTGGGACCGTTTCTTGCTTGGATGATCCTGTTCTTAAG GGCCTTGCAGAGAAGTACAAGAGAACCGTGGCCCAAGTTGTTCTTCGGTGGGGCATCCAGCGCAACACTATTGTCATACCAAAGACATCCAAGATAGAAAGATTGAAGGAGAACGTCCAAGTTTTCGACTTTGAGCTGGAAAAGGAAGACATCGAACTGATTAAGAGCATTGATCGCAAGTACAGGACCAATCAACCAGCCGTGTTTTGGGGAGTAGATTTATATGCTTGA